In Pedobacter sp. W3I1, one DNA window encodes the following:
- a CDS encoding inositol oxygenase family protein — MRNQSAASKDDQNPLQNLDQWEEDILIRYPDPKNINAEKKEEQFRNYDETEKDSVKEFYRLNHTYQTYDFVKQKKADYLKFDKQEMPIWSAFDFLNKLVDDSDPDTDLDQMQHLLQTSEAIRNDGHPDWMVLVGLIHDMGKVLCLFGEPQWAVVGDTFPVGCAYSDKIVYPEFFSQNPDFNNEIYQTKLGVYTQNCGLDHVDMSWGHDEYVYHMMKPYIPEPGLYMLRYHSFYSQHRENAYDHLMSEKDHEMFKWVNLFNPYDLYSKNPNQKSWAELEPYYKALVAKYLPATIKF, encoded by the coding sequence ATGAGAAACCAAAGCGCAGCTTCGAAGGACGATCAAAATCCGTTGCAAAATCTTGATCAATGGGAAGAGGATATCTTAATCCGCTATCCTGATCCCAAAAACATCAATGCTGAAAAAAAAGAAGAGCAGTTCAGAAATTACGATGAAACCGAAAAGGACAGCGTAAAAGAATTTTACCGATTAAACCATACTTACCAAACATACGATTTCGTAAAACAGAAAAAAGCAGATTATTTAAAGTTCGACAAACAAGAGATGCCGATCTGGAGTGCGTTTGATTTTTTGAATAAGCTCGTGGATGATTCTGATCCTGATACCGATTTAGACCAAATGCAGCATTTATTGCAAACATCAGAAGCCATCCGTAACGATGGTCACCCCGATTGGATGGTGTTGGTAGGTTTAATTCACGATATGGGTAAGGTACTTTGTTTATTCGGAGAGCCACAGTGGGCCGTAGTGGGCGATACCTTCCCTGTGGGTTGTGCTTATTCAGATAAAATTGTTTATCCGGAATTTTTCAGCCAAAACCCCGATTTTAATAACGAAATCTATCAAACTAAACTAGGCGTTTACACCCAAAATTGCGGTTTGGATCATGTAGACATGTCGTGGGGACATGATGAATATGTGTACCACATGATGAAACCCTATATTCCGGAGCCGGGCTTATACATGCTCCGCTACCATTCTTTTTATTCGCAGCACAGGGAAAATGCATACGACCACCTGATGAGTGAAAAGGACCATGAAATGTTTAAATGGGTAAACCTGTTTAATCCTTATGACTTGTATTCTAAAAACCCCAATCAGAAAAGCTGGGCCGAACTAGAGCCTTATTACAAAGCGCTTGTGGCCAAATATTTACCAGCTACCATTAAATTTTAA
- a CDS encoding TfoX/Sxy family protein → MASDQKFVDFIIDQIDYSGQVTYKKMFGEYGLYFEDKLFALVCDNKLFIKPTLSGRAYIKDVVEASPYPGAKNQFLIEEQLEDREWLKKLVSITVAELPEPKPKKKK, encoded by the coding sequence ATGGCATCAGACCAGAAATTCGTAGACTTTATCATCGATCAGATTGATTATTCAGGGCAGGTTACCTATAAAAAGATGTTTGGTGAATACGGCTTGTATTTTGAGGATAAGTTGTTTGCCCTTGTGTGCGATAATAAACTTTTTATTAAGCCTACTTTATCTGGAAGAGCGTACATAAAAGATGTTGTGGAGGCATCTCCTTATCCAGGCGCAAAAAATCAGTTTCTAATTGAAGAACAATTGGAAGATCGCGAGTGGCTAAAAAAACTCGTAAGCATAACTGTAGCCGAACTGCCTGAACCCAAACCCAAGAAAAAGAAATAA
- a CDS encoding sodium/sugar symporter — MNHLSAFDYAVFLMYFIIVSAYGYWVYRSKKKKRTDTKDYFLAEGSLTWWAIGASIIASNISAEHFIGMSGSGFAMGLAIASYEWMAAATLIIVAIFFLPIYIKNKIYTMPQFLSNRYNNTVSTLMAVFWLLVYVFVNLTSIFFLGAIAIETITGIPFNICIIFLAIFSAIITLGGMKVIGYTDVIQVFVLVAGGLITCYMALKLVSEKLDAPSVLASLPLLRSEASDHFHMIFSKGDKFYHELPGIAVLVGGLWINNLNYWGCNQYIVQRALGADLKTGRNGLIFAAFLKLLIPVIVVIPGIAAYVLYQRGYFHSEMLDAAGTVKPDHAYPVLMNLLPAGIKGLAFAALTAAIVASLAGKCNSIATIFTLDIYKKFIKPEASETRLVSVGRWSVVIASLIAIVIAPALRSFDQVYQFIQEYVGFISPGVFAIFLLGFFWKKTTSRAALTASLLTIPLSTFFKFLPAITSGAIEPIPFLNRMSWVFLIIIGLMVLVTLTDPKSKDNPQGLEIDSSMFKVTPAFTIASVIICGILAALYIVFW; from the coding sequence ATGAACCATCTGTCAGCATTCGATTATGCCGTTTTTTTGATGTATTTTATTATTGTTTCGGCATATGGCTATTGGGTTTATCGGAGCAAGAAAAAGAAACGTACCGATACCAAGGATTATTTTCTGGCAGAAGGCTCGCTCACCTGGTGGGCAATTGGTGCATCTATCATTGCTTCTAATATTTCTGCCGAACATTTTATTGGTATGTCGGGTTCGGGTTTTGCCATGGGTCTTGCCATTGCCAGTTACGAATGGATGGCTGCCGCAACGCTAATTATTGTGGCCATATTCTTTCTGCCCATTTACATTAAGAACAAAATTTACACCATGCCACAGTTTCTATCTAACCGTTATAATAATACGGTAAGTACACTAATGGCTGTTTTTTGGTTACTTGTTTATGTATTTGTAAACTTAACTTCTATTTTCTTTCTTGGTGCCATTGCTATTGAAACGATTACGGGCATTCCTTTTAATATATGTATCATTTTTCTGGCCATTTTTTCTGCCATTATCACCCTGGGCGGAATGAAGGTAATAGGTTATACCGATGTAATACAGGTTTTTGTTTTAGTGGCAGGGGGCCTGATTACCTGTTATATGGCACTTAAACTTGTGTCCGAAAAATTAGATGCACCCAGTGTTTTGGCCTCGCTTCCTTTACTGCGCAGCGAAGCATCTGATCATTTTCATATGATATTTTCGAAAGGAGATAAATTTTATCATGAACTGCCCGGTATTGCAGTACTGGTAGGTGGTTTGTGGATCAATAATTTAAATTATTGGGGCTGTAATCAGTATATTGTTCAAAGGGCTTTGGGGGCCGATTTAAAAACCGGGCGTAACGGATTAATATTTGCCGCGTTTTTGAAATTACTCATTCCGGTAATTGTTGTTATTCCGGGTATTGCGGCCTATGTACTTTATCAACGCGGTTATTTCCATTCCGAAATGCTCGATGCAGCCGGAACAGTTAAACCCGATCATGCTTATCCGGTACTAATGAATTTATTGCCCGCAGGAATAAAAGGACTGGCTTTTGCTGCGCTCACTGCTGCTATTGTAGCCTCCCTCGCCGGGAAATGTAATAGCATAGCCACCATTTTTACGCTTGATATTTACAAAAAGTTTATCAAACCCGAAGCTTCAGAAACAAGACTGGTTTCGGTTGGTCGCTGGTCTGTAGTTATTGCATCTTTAATTGCTATCGTTATTGCTCCTGCATTGCGGAGTTTCGATCAGGTTTATCAGTTTATTCAGGAATATGTTGGCTTTATTTCGCCGGGTGTTTTTGCTATCTTTTTACTGGGCTTTTTCTGGAAGAAAACCACTTCGCGTGCAGCACTTACCGCTTCTTTATTAACCATTCCGTTATCTACTTTTTTTAAATTCCTGCCTGCTATAACCAGCGGAGCTATCGAACCGATTCCTTTCTTAAACAGAATGTCGTGGGTATTTCTGATTATAATTGGTTTAATGGTTCTGGTAACGTTAACCGATCCGAAAAGTAAAGATAACCCGCAGGGACTTGAAATTGACAGCAGCATGTTTAAGGTTACTCCGGCATTTACCATTGCCTCGGTTATTATCTGTGGTATTCTTGCAGCACTTTATATCGTTTTTTGGTAA
- a CDS encoding type IX secretion system membrane protein PorP/SprF — MKILKRIFFVLIIIISSVKVFAQQDAQFGQYVFNGMYINPAYAGYKEELYLQAFARAQWTGIRGAPQTLSISADEAVNDESLGIGMIVTKDKIGAQNTLNASANFAYRIKLDRTETNILAFGLGVGVIQASLNGSMLDPIEQGDNRIPTGSISQIVPDIRAGIHYSNEKFFIGFSANNLLSKTLSVFGDYNSLNVKIQPHFYLSAGVALPVNDDFVFKPTFLIKDDLHGPTSLDLNAFLLVKERFWLGAVYRTSVKIYPKENLQRGLTSRAAVGFISELFIRSNLRIGYGYDYSLNKLSNYDYGSHEISVGYYIETKKSRRPKCYF, encoded by the coding sequence ATGAAAATTTTGAAAAGAATATTTTTTGTTTTGATCATCATTATATCATCAGTTAAGGTTTTTGCGCAACAAGATGCTCAGTTTGGGCAATATGTTTTTAATGGTATGTACATTAATCCTGCATATGCGGGTTATAAGGAAGAGCTTTACCTTCAGGCTTTTGCCAGAGCACAATGGACTGGTATTCGGGGCGCACCACAAACGCTTTCTATATCTGCAGATGAAGCTGTAAATGATGAAAGTCTTGGCATTGGGATGATTGTAACCAAGGATAAAATAGGCGCACAAAACACTTTAAATGCATCTGCAAACTTTGCTTACAGAATAAAACTCGATCGTACAGAAACCAATATCCTAGCTTTCGGTTTAGGGGTAGGTGTAATACAAGCCTCCTTAAACGGCAGTATGTTAGATCCCATTGAACAGGGCGATAACCGGATCCCAACGGGATCAATAAGCCAGATCGTGCCTGATATAAGAGCTGGTATTCATTATTCAAATGAGAAGTTTTTTATAGGTTTTTCGGCAAATAACCTCTTATCAAAAACTTTATCGGTATTTGGCGATTACAATTCACTTAACGTAAAGATTCAGCCGCATTTTTACTTAAGCGCAGGAGTAGCCTTACCCGTAAATGATGATTTTGTTTTTAAACCAACCTTTTTAATTAAAGATGATTTACATGGACCAACTTCATTAGATTTAAATGCCTTTTTACTCGTAAAAGAACGTTTCTGGCTTGGCGCTGTTTATCGCACTTCGGTAAAAATCTACCCTAAAGAGAACCTGCAACGTGGATTAACCAGCAGAGCTGCAGTTGGTTTCATCAGCGAATTATTTATAAGATCTAATCTGCGCATTGGTTATGGCTATGATTACAGCCTCAATAAACTGAGCAATTATGACTATGGCTCGCATGAAATTTCAGTCGGCTATTACATAGAAACCAAAAAGAGCCGAAGACCAAAGTGTTATTTTTAG
- a CDS encoding gamma-glutamyltransferase family protein: protein MKKLALFLILSLLLRPLFAQQTQKPMLYGNSWMAITGKPMAATAGSMIFQQGGNAVDAACAMLAATCTMWDTLSWGGETQALIYNPNTKKVIAINAMGVAPTGATVAFFKAKGYNFPPEYGPLAATTPGTPGGLIYMLSKYGSMSLGQVLAPAMHMAAGYAIEAQAANSMERDKELIKTWPYSKKVLLPHLGEKREAPEAGEVFIQKDLLATLTKMVEAEQAALKKGSSRQEALMAAYDRFYKGDIGQEFVRGSKEQGGLITMDDLAKWKPVEEEALSTDYKGIKVYKLKQWTQGPVLLQALNILENFDLKAMGYNSSKYIHTVYQAMNLSFADRDFYYGDPNQNPAEPMTGLLSKDYAKQRASLIQADKNDANIGPGDPYPYEGKKNPYLNLLKSRGLNPDTAKRNFAPKHDLGNHTPKEVYEDRLWRGTTSIEAADKAGWVVSVTPSGGWLPACIAGNTGIGMSQRMQSFVLDSALNPFNVVAPGKRPRVTLSPSMFIKDGKPFVSAAVQGGDTQDQNLLQFFLNMAEFGMNVQKATEAANFNTNQLWLSLGGAKTSDRAPKPGQILLNTNTKEEVRTELKKMGYTLSFSERTSGPINAIYFDWKHNSLQGGSSNHGEDYGIAW from the coding sequence ATGAAAAAATTAGCCTTGTTTCTAATATTATCACTTTTACTTCGGCCTTTATTTGCGCAGCAAACGCAAAAGCCGATGCTCTATGGCAACAGTTGGATGGCCATTACCGGAAAGCCGATGGCAGCAACAGCTGGGTCGATGATCTTTCAGCAGGGTGGAAATGCGGTTGATGCGGCATGTGCCATGTTGGCTGCCACCTGCACCATGTGGGATACCCTGAGCTGGGGAGGCGAAACGCAGGCGCTGATCTATAACCCGAATACAAAAAAGGTGATTGCCATTAATGCGATGGGTGTTGCCCCAACAGGAGCAACCGTAGCTTTTTTTAAAGCTAAAGGTTATAACTTTCCACCAGAATATGGCCCTTTGGCCGCAACTACACCAGGTACACCCGGCGGACTGATCTACATGCTAAGTAAATACGGCAGCATGAGCCTGGGGCAGGTTCTGGCACCTGCCATGCATATGGCTGCAGGTTATGCCATAGAAGCACAGGCGGCGAACAGTATGGAGCGCGATAAAGAATTGATTAAAACCTGGCCTTACAGTAAAAAAGTGCTGTTGCCACATTTGGGCGAAAAACGTGAAGCACCGGAAGCAGGCGAGGTTTTTATTCAAAAAGATTTGTTGGCCACCCTAACCAAAATGGTTGAAGCAGAACAAGCGGCACTGAAGAAAGGCAGTTCCAGACAAGAGGCCTTAATGGCCGCTTATGATCGTTTTTATAAAGGAGATATCGGGCAAGAATTTGTTCGCGGAAGTAAAGAACAAGGAGGTTTAATTACCATGGATGACCTTGCTAAATGGAAACCAGTTGAAGAAGAAGCACTAAGCACCGATTATAAAGGCATTAAAGTGTATAAATTAAAACAGTGGACACAGGGACCGGTTTTACTGCAAGCTTTGAATATATTAGAGAATTTTGATCTCAAAGCAATGGGCTACAATAGCTCAAAATATATTCATACGGTTTACCAGGCAATGAACCTGTCTTTTGCTGACCGTGATTTTTATTATGGTGATCCAAACCAGAACCCTGCTGAACCGATGACCGGCCTTTTAAGTAAAGATTATGCAAAACAACGGGCCTCACTTATCCAGGCTGATAAAAATGATGCAAACATAGGCCCTGGCGATCCTTACCCATATGAGGGTAAGAAAAATCCTTATTTAAATCTGTTAAAAAGCAGAGGCCTTAATCCCGATACAGCCAAAAGGAACTTTGCGCCGAAACACGACTTGGGTAACCATACGCCAAAAGAAGTTTATGAAGACCGTTTATGGCGCGGAACAACGTCCATAGAAGCTGCAGACAAAGCAGGTTGGGTGGTATCAGTTACCCCAAGCGGAGGCTGGCTTCCGGCCTGTATTGCTGGTAATACCGGTATTGGAATGAGTCAGCGCATGCAAAGCTTTGTGCTCGATTCTGCCTTAAACCCCTTCAATGTTGTTGCACCTGGTAAACGACCAAGAGTAACCTTGTCGCCCTCAATGTTTATCAAAGATGGTAAACCTTTTGTATCGGCTGCAGTTCAGGGCGGAGATACCCAGGATCAGAACTTGCTGCAGTTCTTTTTAAACATGGCAGAGTTTGGTATGAATGTTCAAAAAGCTACCGAAGCAGCTAACTTTAACACTAACCAACTTTGGCTTTCTCTCGGAGGTGCTAAGACGAGCGACAGGGCACCAAAGCCAGGTCAGATCTTGTTAAATACCAATACCAAAGAGGAGGTGCGTACTGAACTGAAAAAAATGGGTTATACACTCAGTTTTTCAGAACGGACCAGTGGGCCTATCAATGCCATTTATTTTGATTGGAAGCACAATAGTTTGCAAGGCGGATCGAGTAACCATGGTGAAGATTATGGTATTGCATGGTAA
- a CDS encoding LacI family DNA-binding transcriptional regulator: MNINFTWPYPYSQKAAVFDIDAGEEEEKSGLSQFPAVSQVNLKKTNKQIFKDMAEAVNIKRLAQELNISIATVSKALNDSYEISLKTKNRVWALAKELNYTPNPAASNLRSHKTKTIAVVIPCVANNFFSLSIKGIEEIARQYGYHVLIYQTHENIETEVAFTNSLLNGRVDGILTSVSSSEYNSEYYANLVKKIPLVFFDRVYENLDAVKVTTDDYEIAFQATEHLIECGCTKIAYLYGLENLPAGKARFAGYLDALKAHGIAAKEQLGVKYQDDEELNLQNIKALLGKYKPDALFSSIEEFIIPAYCACKELNLKIPDDVKILSFSNLSTAKLLNPSLTTISQPAFEIGREAAKCLFKILNNKQLDDEQNIVLKSVLIKRESTSC, encoded by the coding sequence TTGAACATCAACTTCACCTGGCCTTATCCATATAGCCAAAAAGCTGCTGTTTTTGATATAGATGCTGGTGAAGAAGAGGAAAAGTCTGGCCTGTCGCAATTCCCGGCGGTAAGCCAGGTAAACCTCAAAAAAACTAACAAACAAATTTTTAAAGACATGGCGGAAGCAGTTAATATTAAGCGGTTGGCTCAAGAGTTGAATATTTCAATAGCAACCGTTTCTAAGGCGCTCAACGACAGCTATGAAATCAGTTTAAAAACAAAGAACAGGGTATGGGCCTTAGCTAAGGAACTGAATTATACACCAAATCCGGCTGCCAGTAACCTCCGGAGCCACAAAACCAAAACTATTGCCGTAGTTATACCCTGTGTAGCCAATAATTTTTTCTCATTATCTATAAAGGGAATTGAAGAAATTGCCCGGCAGTATGGTTACCATGTGCTCATTTATCAAACACACGAAAATATAGAAACAGAAGTAGCTTTTACCAACAGTTTATTAAACGGGCGGGTAGATGGTATTCTTACTTCTGTATCGAGCAGCGAATATAATAGTGAATATTATGCCAATCTGGTTAAGAAAATCCCATTGGTGTTTTTCGATCGTGTGTATGAAAACCTGGATGCGGTTAAGGTAACTACTGATGATTATGAAATTGCTTTTCAGGCAACCGAACATTTAATTGAATGTGGCTGTACCAAAATTGCTTATTTATACGGACTCGAAAATCTTCCGGCAGGTAAAGCCAGGTTTGCGGGTTATCTCGATGCACTGAAAGCGCATGGGATAGCTGCTAAGGAGCAGCTTGGTGTAAAATATCAGGATGATGAAGAACTCAACTTGCAAAACATAAAGGCATTGCTTGGAAAGTATAAACCGGATGCACTTTTTTCTTCTATCGAAGAATTTATTATTCCTGCTTATTGTGCCTGCAAGGAATTGAATTTAAAAATTCCGGATGATGTTAAAATACTCAGTTTTTCTAACCTGAGTACAGCAAAACTTTTGAACCCTTCACTTACTACAATCTCACAGCCGGCCTTCGAAATTGGGCGTGAAGCAGCGAAATGCCTCTTCAAAATCCTTAACAACAAACAACTTGATGATGAGCAGAATATTGTACTGAAATCAGTATTGATTAAGCGAGAATCAACAAGTTGCTAG
- a CDS encoding glycoside hydrolase family 28 protein: protein MKTKILLFFALLISFGALAQNKLYNIKNYGAVGDGKTNDAIPIQKAIDACSKAGGGQVIIPAGHIFLAGPFNLKSFVNLRVEGGAKLLASPDEKLYTQSAFRENKGEGTIWIGGEKLEQVSISGTGVIDGNGISFMGEELSDSYVLKPFNIVDPRPHLLTLIGCNKLNIDGVTFQNSAYWTVHLVGCNDVSISNITLLNSIKIRNSDGIDLDHSKNVRITNCFIESGDDCICLKNRREFEEYGACENIVISNCTMTSSSCAIKIGSENMDRISNVLINNCNIRKSNRGIGIQNRDEGTVNNVIFSNLFIESKLFSDVWWGKAEPIYITAYPRATSNNKDAGWRLPKGQTKGKVGAVKNIYFSNIRCTGESGVYISGESPDKISEIYFDQVSVYLDKTTKEEGGVYDRRPSNVEGLVKSAIAGFYFENTGYISLLNSNVVWGANKPGYAGKALEQKNVGNLKSVNFSETTIEK, encoded by the coding sequence ATGAAGACCAAAATCTTACTCTTTTTTGCACTGCTGATTTCTTTCGGCGCGCTGGCTCAAAATAAGTTATATAATATTAAAAACTATGGTGCGGTTGGCGATGGCAAAACCAATGATGCCATTCCGATCCAAAAAGCAATTGATGCCTGCTCAAAGGCTGGTGGCGGACAGGTCATTATACCCGCCGGACACATATTTTTAGCCGGTCCTTTTAACTTAAAATCGTTCGTTAATTTAAGGGTGGAAGGTGGCGCTAAACTCCTGGCCAGTCCTGATGAAAAACTGTATACTCAAAGTGCCTTTAGAGAAAATAAAGGCGAAGGTACCATCTGGATTGGCGGAGAAAAGCTTGAACAGGTAAGCATTAGCGGAACAGGTGTGATTGATGGGAATGGGATTTCATTTATGGGGGAGGAGCTTAGCGATTCATATGTATTAAAACCTTTTAATATTGTAGATCCGCGACCGCATTTGCTTACTTTGATTGGTTGTAATAAACTGAATATAGATGGGGTAACTTTTCAGAACTCAGCTTACTGGACGGTTCATTTAGTGGGCTGTAATGATGTATCGATATCGAATATAACCTTACTGAACAGTATAAAGATCCGTAATAGTGATGGCATTGATCTGGACCATAGTAAAAATGTGAGAATTACCAATTGTTTTATCGAATCGGGTGATGACTGTATTTGCTTAAAAAACAGGCGGGAGTTTGAAGAATATGGTGCCTGCGAAAACATTGTGATCAGTAACTGTACCATGACTTCCAGCTCTTGCGCCATCAAAATAGGCTCTGAAAATATGGACCGGATTAGTAATGTACTCATCAATAATTGTAATATCAGGAAAAGCAACCGAGGCATTGGTATTCAAAACCGTGATGAGGGTACGGTAAACAATGTAATTTTCTCCAACCTGTTTATTGAATCGAAACTTTTTTCAGATGTATGGTGGGGCAAGGCAGAGCCGATTTATATTACTGCTTACCCAAGAGCAACCAGCAACAATAAAGACGCAGGCTGGCGTTTACCGAAAGGACAAACCAAGGGCAAGGTTGGGGCAGTTAAAAATATTTATTTCAGTAATATCCGATGTACCGGAGAAAGTGGCGTGTACATCAGCGGCGAGAGTCCCGATAAAATTTCAGAGATCTATTTTGATCAGGTTAGTGTTTATCTCGATAAAACAACAAAAGAAGAAGGTGGCGTATACGACCGTAGACCAAGCAATGTAGAAGGGCTTGTTAAAAGTGCAATTGCAGGGTTCTATTTTGAAAATACGGGATACATCAGCCTGCTTAACAGCAATGTGGTGTGGGGTGCAAATAAACCTGGGTATGCAGGAAAAGCACTGGAGCAAAAGAATGTTGGTAACCTTAAATCGGTTAACTTTAGCGAAACTACAATAGAGAAGTAA
- a CDS encoding gliding motility-associated C-terminal domain-containing protein, whose translation MRLRIYSFLPLALVLFFIQTAIGHIVPVGRQTITIREGSSVVLRANSIGAASYIWYKDDALVMGQNKSTLITATAGIYKVATANEFGCISDISDEIEVIVLPQLIADVAITKRSESKIVVGDQVFEYYLNVRNNGTDDATQLVIKDALPDNLSLESLTEPTDGVATYDQINRTINWNIPLLANSKFAELVIKVKSKQPGMVSNTATVSATEFDPNLANNTSTDKKEISGLRIPNVFTPNGDGKNDTFYIEHLESFESNEVTIINRWGSTVYQSDHYQNDWTAPGLADGTYFYVVKVKNGTSAGQDYKGYVTVIR comes from the coding sequence ATGAGGCTAAGGATATACTCCTTCCTGCCATTGGCTTTGGTGTTGTTTTTTATTCAAACAGCAATAGGTCATATTGTGCCCGTCGGACGGCAAACCATTACGATCAGAGAAGGATCGTCGGTGGTTTTGCGTGCAAATTCGATCGGGGCAGCATCGTATATATGGTATAAGGATGATGCGTTGGTAATGGGGCAAAATAAGTCAACACTTATCACTGCAACGGCCGGCATTTATAAAGTGGCTACTGCAAATGAATTTGGTTGTATATCCGATATCTCAGATGAAATAGAGGTTATTGTACTGCCACAGCTTATTGCAGATGTAGCCATAACCAAGCGTTCAGAATCAAAGATTGTGGTCGGCGATCAGGTTTTTGAGTATTATCTAAACGTTAGAAATAATGGCACAGATGATGCCACTCAACTTGTGATTAAAGATGCACTTCCAGATAACCTGTCTTTAGAAAGCCTGACTGAACCAACAGATGGAGTAGCTACCTATGATCAGATAAACCGAACCATTAACTGGAACATTCCTTTACTGGCCAATAGTAAATTTGCAGAATTGGTTATCAAAGTAAAATCTAAACAACCTGGCATGGTGAGCAATACTGCAACTGTATCAGCCACAGAGTTTGATCCCAATCTGGCCAACAATACATCAACAGATAAAAAAGAGATTTCAGGTTTAAGGATACCAAATGTGTTCACGCCCAATGGGGACGGCAAGAACGACACTTTTTATATTGAACACCTGGAATCTTTTGAATCGAACGAGGTAACGATCATAAATCGCTGGGGAAGTACGGTTTATCAATCCGATCACTATCAGAACGACTGGACGGCCCCGGGACTGGCTGATGGAACCTACTTTTATGTAGTTAAAGTTAAAAACGGAACTTCGGCCGGGCAAGATTATAAAGGTTATGTAACCGTAATCCGCTAA